GGCCGGAAATTCGATCCACCAGCTCAACCTGGTGGGAGCGGAAATATGGCTCAGGATAAACGGGATTGCCGCGGTGGATACTATCGTGAAAGAAATTGCAGAGATCTTCGAGGTCGACTCGGAAGAGATGAAGGGTGATGTGGTCGAATTTTTAAACTCCATCAGGGAGCGTGGCTGGATTACCATTGAATAGAATATACTCGGGAAAGAGTATCCTCTTCTTCGACTGTTTCTCCGGCATAAGCGGCGACATGGCCTGCGCGGCCCTTGCCGACCTTTCGGGACGCGAGGATGTGGGTGCGCAGGTGGCACGGGATCTTGGCCTCCGGGGCGTCAGTGTCGATGTCGTCGATAGAACCTCTTCGGGGATTTCGGGAAAGGGCTTCCAAGTAACCACGAGCTCCCGGGACGCGGTCCCCCGAAACCTGGAGGTCATCAGATCCCTCTTCGAGGATTCGAAGCTCCCGGAGGAGGTGGTTGCCGGCTCCATCGAGGCGTTCAGGCGCCTTGCACATGCGGAATCGGTCATCCACGGAGTTTCCCCCGGGGAAGTGCATTTTCATGAGGTCGGTGCGGTAGACTCGATCGTGGATATCGCCACCTTTTTCTCTTACCTTAACCTTTTGAAACCCGATCTCGTCTACTGCTCGGATCTGCCGCCGGGGCGGGGGTCCATTAAAACGGATCACGGAACTTACCCTGTCCCTGCTCCCGCCACGCTTGAACTGTTGAAGGGGACGGGGGCGGTGTTGCGGGAGGCCGAGTTTCAGGGGGAGGCTGTTACGCCGACGGGCGCGGCGCTCATCGTTTCTGCAGGAGCGAAGTTTCAACCGGCGCCATCCTTCACCGTTACCGGCACGGGATACGGGATCGGCCGCATGGTAATACCGGAAAGGCCGAACGTTCTTCGCGTAATCCGGGGAGAGGCGCTGTTCTCCCCGTCAGGAGACCGGGCCGTTATCATGGAAACGAACGTCGATGATATGAATCCCCAGCACGTGGAGATCCTCATGGAGAGGATGTTCGAGATGGGAGCGCTCGACTTCTACGTAACCCCGGTTCAGATGAAGAAAAACAGGCCGGGATGGCTCTTTACCGCCACCGTGGGGGAGCAGAATATCGGCGGGGCCCTGTCGGCGCTGTTCTCGGTCACCCCGACGACGGGTGTCAGGATTACCGAGGCGGGAAGGGTAAAGCTCAAAAGGTCTGTCGAAAATATTAAGACCTCCTATGGTCCTGTGGCCGTAAAAGTCATCGAGTATCCCGACGGATGGAAACGGGCGGTTCCCGAGTATGAGGATATAAAGAGGATCACCGCGGGGGGAACCGTGGCGATTCCGGAGCTGTTAAGAGAGGTGGATCGGGCTTGGCGAGAAGAAAAGTAAATTTCGAGTGCGTTGAGTGCGGGTACGTTTCGCCTGGCTGGCTCGGCAGGTGCCCGCAGTGTGAGACGTGGGGAAGCCTGCATGAGGTTGATGCGGTAAAGGCCGGAAAGAGCCAGCCGAGAAGAAGCGCCTCGGGGGGGAAAGCGGCTCCTCTGGCGAACATACCCGTTGAGGAAGCCGATAGGCTCAATTCCACCATTCAAGAGTTCGACAGGGTCCTGGGAGGCGGCCTGGTACGGGGTACCTGCATCCTCGTTGCGGGGGACCCGGGAATCGGAAAGTCGACCCTCCTGCTCCAGGCATCATCGGCCCTCGAGGAAAAGGGGCACAGCGTCCTCTACGTCTCCGGCGAGGAGTCGGAGAGGCAGGTGAAGATGCGGGCGAAGAGGCTGCGCGTCAGGGGGGATATCCTCTACTTCCTCTCCGAGACCAACGTCGAGGCGATCACCGCCGTCATGGAGAAGCTGAACCCGAAGATGGTGGTGGTAGATTCCATACAGACCCTTTTTACCGATTTTGCCCAGGGGGTTCCCGGCTCGGTGTCGCAGGTCAGGGAGTCATCGGCTCTCCTCATCAATCATGCGAAGGTGCGGGGGATACCCCTGCTCCTGGTGGGGCACGTTACCAAGGAAGGGGCGATAGCGGGACCGAAGCTTCTGGAGCACATGGTCGACGTGGTGCTCTATTTCGAGGGGGACAAGGGCCACCAGTACCGGATACTCAGATCCGTGAAAAACAGGTTCGGCTCCGTATCGGAAGTGGGCATTTTCGAGATGAAGGAGGATGGCCTGAAGGAGGTACCAGACCCGTCGGGAGTCTTCTCGGGACGGAATCATGGCGAGATTCCGGGCATGGTGGTGTATCCCGCCCTCCACGGTTCACGGACGATAATGATCGAAGTCCAGGCCCTGGTTGCCAAAACCTACCTCCCCGTGCCGCGAAGGGTGGTGGTGGGGCTCGACCTGTCCCGGTCCCAGATTCTTTCGACCATCGTCGAGAAGCATTGCGGGGTGAAACTGTTCAACGCAGACATCTATCTGAACGTGGCAGGGGGGTTCAAGATAGATGAGACGGGGTCGGATCTTGCCGTTGTGCTCGCCTTGCTCTCCGGGGTCCTCGAGGTTCCCGTGCCGCAGAACGTGACCGCATTTGGCGAGGTCGGCCTGGGCGGCGAGGTGAGGGGTGTTCAGCTACCCGCCCAGAGGATCGGGGAGGCCGTCAGGATGGGATTTTCGAGGATCCTTGTGCCCGACACCCAGCACGAGTCCTCCCACAAGAGCGTGAATGGAGTGGAACTGCTTCCCGTCCGCAACGTGAGAAAGCTTTCGGAGATTTTTGGATGAGACGTTTGAACATTGTTTTCATATCCCTTTCTCTCTTTCTTTTCTCTCAGGTTTGTGCCGGGAAGAGCCAGGATCTCACCATCCTTTTTACCCAGAGCGTTCAGGGGGAGCTTTACCCCTGCGGGTGAAAGGAGGGTCGTCTTGGCGGTCTCGCCAGGAGAAAAACGGTCCTGGACCGGGAAAGGGAAAAGGGAGGCGGCTACCTCCTCGTCGATGGGGGAGATATGCTCTACTCGCCCGACCGGAAGAAAAACACTTCTCTTGCGCACCTTACCCTGAAAGGGGAGACCTTTTTTGCAGGCTTGAAGGCGATGGGTTACGATCTCTTCGTCCCCGGTGAGCTCGACCTCAAAGTCGGGATCGGGACGCTTGACGCGTTATGCCGTGTGGTGGGTATCGAGGCGGTACAGCTCAACCTCTACAGGCAGGGCGAAAGAATATTCAAGGGTTCGAAGAAGATCAGGAAGTCGGGCGTCGATATTCTGGTAACGGGCGTGATAGCCGAGGAATTCATAAAGGATGAGTACAGGACCTGGTCCGGCATAGAGGCGAGAGAGCCCCGGGAGGAGCTGGAAAATCTGTGGAAAGAGAGGGGGGGGGAGGCTGATCTTTTCGTCATTGTCAGCCACATGCCGGAGAGAAAAGAGAGGCTGCTCGCGCGGTCCCTCGCCACTCCCGCGGTTTTTTTGAGCGCACACGCAGGGCCCCGGGGCAACCCCGTTGTGGAGGGCAAGAGTGTCATCCTCTCCCTGCCTGACCGGGGGAGGTATGTGGGGAAAGTCACGCTCCGGGCTAAGGCCGGGGCCAACGCCCCCTCTCCGGCGTACTCTCTTCCCCCCGAAAGCCGAGATGTCGACATGGTGAGCAGGGATAAGGAAGCAGGGGTGCGTTTTGAAAGGTTATCCCTTGACGAAGGCGTAGCCGGGGAAGAAAAGATGGAAGCGCTCCTTTCTGCATACAGGGAAAAAATCAGGAGCCTGCGGCATGATTTCCCGGGTGATGGCGGGTACCGGGGATTTTCCTACTGCAGAGATTGCCACGCCGAGCGGAGCAGGCGGTGGTTGTCGAGGGCCCATTCACGGGCCTTTGGGACCCTCGCCGCCAGGGGGGAGGAGATGAACCCCGATTGCCTGGTGTGCCACACGACCGGGTTCGGGGAAGGGGGGTATCGCCCCCTCGGGGACAAAAGGAGTGAACTCGAGGGAGTGGGGTGTGAGGAGTGCCACGGTCCCGGCGAGGGACATCCGGGCAAAGAGCTCACTGTCCCCGGGGAGAAAGATTGCAGAAGGTGCCACAACCGCGGGGAGGAGTGGGATTTTGCGGATGCCCGGAGGAAAATTGGGTGTGAGGGAAAGTGAGCAAGTACAGGAGGAAAGACCATTATTACCGGAAAGCAAAGGGTGAAGGGTACCTTTCCCGCGCGGCCTATAAACTCATCCAGGTAAATTCAAAAGCCAAAATAATCAAGAGGGGGGACGTGCTGGTAGATGTGGGGTGCAGTCCGGGAGGCTGGTCCCAGGTCGCGCTTGAAGCTGTCGGCGCGAAGGGAAAGGTTATCGGCATCGATATCCTCGACGATTGCGCCATACGGAGCGATAACTTCCAGTTCTTAAACCGTGACGTCATGGATGATGGCTGTGCTGAGTATGTCCTCAAGCTCGCCGGTGGAAAGGTCGACGCGGTGATCTCCGATGCCGCTCCGAATACGACGGGAGTCAAGTTTACTGACCATGCAAGGTCCGTGGACCTGGTTGCGGGTGTCCTTGAGTTTGCCGCCAAAGTTCTCAGGCGGGGGGGGAATTTTCTCGTGAAGGTCTTCGACGGTCCCGATACCGGGGAGCTCTTGCGTGAGATGAAAAAGCTCTTCGAATCCGCTTCGCGGCTGCGGCCCGGTGCGACGCGGAAAGAGTCCTTCGAAATTTACCTGATCGGAAAAGGTTTCAGGCCGGGGGGCCGGGAGGAGGTCAATTGACAGTGGTGGTATTTGCCATATACTATCTCTGAGAGTTTACGAAGATGAATGTTCGCGATGCGTACGCCTACATAGGATCCGACATGGAAAGGGTCGAAAAGGCCCTGATGGACAACCTTGCCTCAAATGCCGCCCTCGTACCCCTGGTGGGAGAATACATAACCATATCCGGAGGAAAACGGTTCAGGCCCGCGATACTCCTTTTGTGCGCGCGCGCCCTCGGGTACCGCGGCCGGAGGGCGATCGATTTTGCCTGTGTAACCGAGTACATGCATACCGCCTCTCTGCTTCACGACGACGTCGTCGACAACGCGCCGATGAGAAGGGGGAAGGAGAGCGCCAACTCTCTGTTCGGCAACAAGATAAGCATCCTCGTCGGTGATTTTCTCTTCGCAAGGGCTTCGGAAATCATGGTAAAGGACGGGGATCTCGATCTTCTCGGGATCTTCTCCAGGACCCTGGTCCAGCTGTCCGAGGGAGAGGTACTCCAGTTGACCAGCAGCTCATCCCCCGATATCTCGGAGGAGGCCTATCTCGAGATCGTGTTCAACAAGACGGCTTCCCTCATATCGGCGGCGAGTGAAACCGCCGCCGTCATAGCCAGGGGCGACGGGAAAACGAGAAGATCCCTGTATGAATACGGGAAAAACGCGGGGATAGCGTTTCAGCTCATGGACGACATAATCGATTATCTCGGCTACGAAGGGGAGACGGGAAAGAAAAGAGGGCAGGACCTCATCGAAGGAAAGGTAACCCTCCCCCTCATACACACCCTTTCCACCTGCTCCCGGAAAGACCGGGCAAAAATAGTCGGGCTTCTCAGAAGAGAAAAGACCGCCAGAGTTCTCGATGGGATCATTGATACGGTCATCGGCAATGGCGGGATCGATTACTCGCGAGAAAGGGCCCGTTTTTTCGTTGAGAAGGCAGTCACCTATCTCAAAGGGATACCCTCCTCGAAGGCCAAGAAAGCCCTGGTCTCCCTCACACGGTATATCGTCGAAAGAAACAGGTAATGGCCGTAAGAGTCAAAATTTATCCCGGCGGAAGAGAAGTTGAGGCGAGAGAGGGGATGTCGCTCACCGACGTGCTCCTTGAAAACGGTGTGTTCATCGAGACCCTCTGCTCCGGGAGGGGGTTTTGCGGGCGGTGTCTCGTCAAAATCCTCCGGGGTGCCGGCGATCCCGGGGAGGTGGAAAAGAGGATCCTGGGTGATGAGGGAACCGGGGCCGGGCTTCGACTGGCCTGCAGGACGACAATCGGTGAAGACCTGGAGATCGAGGTCTTGACCGAGGGCTTGCCGATCCCTGCCGGCTGGACCGCAGATCCCGGTTTTGAAAGGCCTTCCTTTACCCTCCAGTCGATCGAGGAGGGGAATTACGTTTTCAAGGCCGGAGAGCAAAGGGTATTTCTGGGGAAAGTTCCGGACCCCGTTCTGGGGGTGGCCGTGGATGCGGGGACAACGACGATAGAGGCCATCCTCGTGGACCTGAAAGAGGGAACGGTGAAGGGAGAGGCGCGGGAGATGAACCGCCAGGCCAGTGCCGGAACGGATATCATCTCGAGAATCTCATACGGTGTCAAAAGCGACGGGAACAGGGAAAACCTCAGGAAGGCCCTCATCGCGAGCATCGACAGGGCAACAGCAGGCCTTATAGCCCGGGCGGGTGCGGCGGGGGAAAATGTCGTTGCCTGCGCCCTGTCGGGGAATGTATTCATCGTTCACTCCCTCCTGGGGAAGTCACTGAAGGGCCTCTCGGCGTTCCCTTTCAGCCCACCCCTCACCGATACCCTGTTGCTTTCCGACTCCATCCCCCTGTCGATGAGCGAAAAGGGGTGTGTCCTCATCTATCCCGCACCGGGGGCATTCATCGGGGGAGACCTCGTGGCCGGAGTCATTTCCCTCTCCCTGGACGAGATCGGGGCACCGGCTCTACTCATCGATATCGGGACCAACACCGAGGTCCTCCTTCGAAAGGGCAAGAGATGGATTGCCGCCTCCGCTCCCAGCGGCGGGGCTTTTGAAGGGGCCGAGATGAAGTGCGGGAAACTCGCCGTTGCGGGGGCCGTAACGGGGTGTTCCTTCGACAAAGAGCTCCTGCTCAACGTCGTCGGGGAGGGGGAACCCGATGGCATATCGGGAAGCGGCATCGTATCGCTCGTATCACTCCTTCTCTCCCTTGAGCTCCTCACCCCCGACGGGAGGCTGCTGTCTCCCGCCGAGGCACGGGGGATAGCCCCGCAGTCCCTGGTCTGGCGGCTCGCCGAAATCGACGGGGAAGGGGCCTTTGTCCTGTATATACCCGGAAGGGGAGGCAGACCCGTGTACCTGGGCCAGCGTGACGTGAGGAACTTCCAGGTAGCGAAAGGGGCGATACGGGCAGCCCTCGAGACCGCCCTCGAGGAGCTTGGCCTTGATCCCATCGATGTGGAAAGGGTTTATGTGTCGGGGGCTTTCGGGAAAGAAACGGAGGAGCATGACCTGATCAGGGCGGGAATTTTTCCGCCCGAGTTCCGGGAAAAGGTCATCAAGGCGGGAAACACCTCCCTGAAGGGCGCCTATCTCTCCCTGGTGGAGGAGGAGGGCATGAAAAGGGCGAAGGATTTTGTCGAAAAGGTGTCTGTGATGCACCTGGGCGGCAACAGTCGCTTTTCTCAAAAATTCATCGAACACATGAATTTCTGACCTGGTCTGGCCAAAAATCCCGGGGACGTATCGACAAGCACCCCCGGGGGGGACTGGTTGCTCCCGCGTTTTTCGACGCCCTGTTAATTGTTCTCTTCTTTATCCTGGGAGATAATGGCGTCGAGTTTGTCCAGCGTAGAACCCAGATACATGATGAGAAAGACACACAAAAGGGCAAGGAGGCCCAGCCCGACAGACATAAGAGGGGACACGCTCTTGGGCTGATCCCAGTAGATGATGATCCCGTAAACCGATATTCCGATAAATACCGATGCTGCCAGGTTGAGCAGAAACTGTACGAGGAACCTCTTCTTTTTTGGAGACATTCCCTTGCCGGAAAAATTGATTTAGTAAGTTTACCCTTTTTCCGCAGCCCTGTAAAGGGCGTGGCGCCGGGTTGACATGGCGCAATGGCCAAAACTATGATTTAGAATAAAAAATCGTCCCCATCCTGCGCGGACCGCTTGCTGCGGGTCTTCTTCGCCTGGAAGGATCATTGACGGAATGTGGGGCACTATTGGCGGTTGCCGCTCTATGACAGGGCTAAAATACATTTCCTGGTTCAACGTCTTGTCTCTTTGTCTCTTTGCCGGTGTCGCTTACGCCGGGGGGGATACACACGTTGTGGACGTTCGCGGCAGGACGTTTCGCTGCGGCAACTACTACCGCATCGTCTCTCTTGCCCCGAATATCACGGAGATCCTCTTTTTCGTGAAGGCGCAGGGGCTCCTCAAGGGTGTAACGAGGTTCTGCAATTACCCCGA
The nucleotide sequence above comes from Deltaproteobacteria bacterium. Encoded proteins:
- the radA gene encoding DNA repair protein RadA, producing the protein MARRKVNFECVECGYVSPGWLGRCPQCETWGSLHEVDAVKAGKSQPRRSASGGKAAPLANIPVEEADRLNSTIQEFDRVLGGGLVRGTCILVAGDPGIGKSTLLLQASSALEEKGHSVLYVSGEESERQVKMRAKRLRVRGDILYFLSETNVEAITAVMEKLNPKMVVVDSIQTLFTDFAQGVPGSVSQVRESSALLINHAKVRGIPLLLVGHVTKEGAIAGPKLLEHMVDVVLYFEGDKGHQYRILRSVKNRFGSVSEVGIFEMKEDGLKEVPDPSGVFSGRNHGEIPGMVVYPALHGSRTIMIEVQALVAKTYLPVPRRVVVGLDLSRSQILSTIVEKHCGVKLFNADIYLNVAGGFKIDETGSDLAVVLALLSGVLEVPVPQNVTAFGEVGLGGEVRGVQLPAQRIGEAVRMGFSRILVPDTQHESSHKSVNGVELLPVRNVRKLSEIFG
- a CDS encoding octaprenyl diphosphate synthase, with the translated sequence MNVRDAYAYIGSDMERVEKALMDNLASNAALVPLVGEYITISGGKRFRPAILLLCARALGYRGRRAIDFACVTEYMHTASLLHDDVVDNAPMRRGKESANSLFGNKISILVGDFLFARASEIMVKDGDLDLLGIFSRTLVQLSEGEVLQLTSSSSPDISEEAYLEIVFNKTASLISAASETAAVIARGDGKTRRSLYEYGKNAGIAFQLMDDIIDYLGYEGETGKKRGQDLIEGKVTLPLIHTLSTCSRKDRAKIVGLLRREKTARVLDGIIDTVIGNGGIDYSRERARFFVEKAVTYLKGIPSSKAKKALVSLTRYIVERNR
- a CDS encoding RlmE family RNA methyltransferase — translated: MSKYRRKDHYYRKAKGEGYLSRAAYKLIQVNSKAKIIKRGDVLVDVGCSPGGWSQVALEAVGAKGKVIGIDILDDCAIRSDNFQFLNRDVMDDGCAEYVLKLAGGKVDAVISDAAPNTTGVKFTDHARSVDLVAGVLEFAAKVLRRGGNFLVKVFDGPDTGELLREMKKLFESASRLRPGATRKESFEIYLIGKGFRPGGREEVN
- the larC gene encoding nickel pincer cofactor biosynthesis protein LarC, whose translation is MNRIYSGKSILFFDCFSGISGDMACAALADLSGREDVGAQVARDLGLRGVSVDVVDRTSSGISGKGFQVTTSSRDAVPRNLEVIRSLFEDSKLPEEVVAGSIEAFRRLAHAESVIHGVSPGEVHFHEVGAVDSIVDIATFFSYLNLLKPDLVYCSDLPPGRGSIKTDHGTYPVPAPATLELLKGTGAVLREAEFQGEAVTPTGAALIVSAGAKFQPAPSFTVTGTGYGIGRMVIPERPNVLRVIRGEALFSPSGDRAVIMETNVDDMNPQHVEILMERMFEMGALDFYVTPVQMKKNRPGWLFTATVGEQNIGGALSALFSVTPTTGVRITEAGRVKLKRSVENIKTSYGPVAVKVIEYPDGWKRAVPEYEDIKRITAGGTVAIPELLREVDRAWREEK
- a CDS encoding PqqD family peptide modification chaperone; the protein is MKPKRNPEVNWRLEKGLYENAREEAKRGGDYEDIGVLTLMAGNSIHQLNLVGAEIWLRINGIAAVDTIVKEIAEIFEVDSEEMKGDVVEFLNSIRERGWITIE
- a CDS encoding DUF4445 domain-containing protein; protein product: MAVRVKIYPGGREVEAREGMSLTDVLLENGVFIETLCSGRGFCGRCLVKILRGAGDPGEVEKRILGDEGTGAGLRLACRTTIGEDLEIEVLTEGLPIPAGWTADPGFERPSFTLQSIEEGNYVFKAGEQRVFLGKVPDPVLGVAVDAGTTTIEAILVDLKEGTVKGEAREMNRQASAGTDIISRISYGVKSDGNRENLRKALIASIDRATAGLIARAGAAGENVVACALSGNVFIVHSLLGKSLKGLSAFPFSPPLTDTLLLSDSIPLSMSEKGCVLIYPAPGAFIGGDLVAGVISLSLDEIGAPALLIDIGTNTEVLLRKGKRWIAASAPSGGAFEGAEMKCGKLAVAGAVTGCSFDKELLLNVVGEGEPDGISGSGIVSLVSLLLSLELLTPDGRLLSPAEARGIAPQSLVWRLAEIDGEGAFVLYIPGRGGRPVYLGQRDVRNFQVAKGAIRAALETALEELGLDPIDVERVYVSGAFGKETEEHDLIRAGIFPPEFREKVIKAGNTSLKGAYLSLVEEEGMKRAKDFVEKVSVMHLGGNSRFSQKFIEHMNF